From a region of the Nonlabens sp. Hel1_33_55 genome:
- the dtd gene encoding D-aminoacyl-tRNA deacylase: MRVVVQRVSNASVHSGGQSLGSINRGLLVLIGITATDSSEDIEYLVRKICGLRIFTDKAGKMNLSIGDIDGDILVVSQFTLYAQTKKGNRPSYINAAKPEVAIPLYEAFVSTLSRKRNKQIPTGTFGADMQVRLVNDGPVTIIIDSKED; the protein is encoded by the coding sequence ATGAGAGTAGTTGTACAAAGAGTTTCAAATGCAAGCGTTCATAGTGGTGGACAGAGTCTAGGATCTATTAATCGTGGGCTTTTGGTACTCATTGGTATCACAGCAACAGACTCTAGCGAGGATATTGAATACCTAGTACGCAAAATATGTGGCCTGCGCATCTTTACTGACAAAGCTGGTAAGATGAATCTAAGCATAGGAGATATTGATGGCGATATTTTAGTAGTGTCACAGTTCACACTTTATGCTCAAACCAAGAAAGGAAATCGACCTAGTTACATCAATGCCGCAAAACCAGAAGTTGCCATTCCATTGTATGAGGCTTTTGTGAGTACGCTTTCGCGAAAGCGTAACAAACAAATTCCCACGGGAACTTTTGGAGCAGACATGCAGGTGAGACTGGTCAATGATGGACCGGTGACCATAATTATTGATAGTAAAGAGGATTGA
- a CDS encoding DUF3857 domain-containing protein yields MKQYLPIVIFLCTVAVTAQDYRFGKVDNIDFESKTNKDDEQPAAEVLFRKEHISFTYYQGQGFRQRRSIHERIKINTEEGLDYATKQVRLYNENSSKRERLKSLKGYTYFQDGDKVDRVKLRSSGEFEEDINEYWKRSSFTMPDVRVGSVIEFEYDIDSPFMAIDDVILQYDIPINKLDIRVEMLEYYAYNVLFNPRASFVPDLQRSVEADKIKTSSKERTGSGINPTQTTFSSQQYELSNQVLKVETTDVPALKEEPMSGDLSLYRSKIIFEMASIKYPSEPVKYLSIDWESVAKTIYDHKMFGDQLNLRPFYKDEVNAALEGATTTEDKISKIYNFVKDNVKWNGYYGFTSKDGIKGAFKEGSGNVADVNLLLTSILQSENIESYPILISTKDNGIPLFPTRDGFNYVATLAKVGDKNIFLDATETVLPAGSLPLRAMNWQGRAVKSDGTSFWVNLSPKEHSKEMVISNVKLNDDMTVSGKTNKRLTSHMAYFYRSNYSTRDDDEVIKYLQDDSPGLEITNLELKNVKTYKKPVGFSYDVKLSSASEEIGDKVYITPLLNEINDENPYKLADRKLPVVIGYPIQTKTIVNLEIPENYEVVSLPESVQYNYNDGKGSYRFVTSQTGNKITVIADFEMNDLEVLPMDYTQWKDFFTAIVAKDAEKIVLKKV; encoded by the coding sequence ATGAAACAATATTTACCAATAGTAATTTTTTTATGTACAGTGGCTGTAACCGCTCAAGATTATCGTTTTGGAAAGGTTGATAATATAGATTTTGAGAGCAAAACAAATAAAGACGACGAACAACCAGCAGCTGAAGTACTTTTCCGCAAAGAGCATATATCTTTTACATACTACCAAGGTCAAGGATTTAGACAAAGAAGATCTATTCATGAGCGTATTAAAATTAATACAGAAGAAGGTCTGGATTATGCTACTAAACAGGTGCGCTTGTACAATGAGAATAGTTCAAAACGTGAGCGATTAAAGTCTCTGAAAGGATATACTTATTTCCAAGATGGTGATAAAGTAGATCGAGTAAAGTTGCGCAGTTCAGGAGAATTTGAGGAAGATATCAACGAGTATTGGAAACGCTCCAGCTTCACGATGCCTGATGTAAGAGTTGGGTCGGTAATAGAGTTTGAATATGATATCGATTCACCGTTTATGGCTATTGATGACGTGATTTTGCAATATGATATTCCGATTAATAAATTGGATATTAGGGTTGAGATGCTAGAGTACTATGCATATAACGTTTTGTTCAATCCTAGAGCATCATTTGTTCCAGATCTACAGCGATCAGTAGAGGCAGATAAAATTAAAACATCGTCAAAGGAAAGAACAGGCTCAGGTATAAATCCTACACAAACAACATTTTCATCCCAGCAATATGAGTTGAGTAATCAAGTTCTCAAAGTCGAAACTACAGATGTTCCTGCATTGAAAGAAGAGCCTATGTCTGGTGACCTTTCTCTGTACAGATCAAAAATAATTTTTGAAATGGCCTCTATTAAGTACCCATCAGAGCCCGTGAAATATTTGAGCATTGATTGGGAGTCAGTGGCTAAAACCATTTACGACCATAAGATGTTTGGTGATCAATTAAACTTACGACCATTTTATAAAGATGAAGTAAATGCAGCATTAGAAGGTGCAACCACCACTGAAGATAAAATTTCTAAAATTTACAATTTTGTAAAGGATAACGTCAAATGGAACGGATACTATGGTTTTACATCTAAGGATGGAATAAAAGGCGCTTTCAAAGAAGGATCAGGAAATGTAGCCGATGTTAATCTATTACTCACCTCTATACTACAATCTGAAAATATTGAGTCCTATCCTATTCTTATAAGTACAAAAGACAATGGCATCCCTCTTTTTCCTACTAGAGATGGATTCAATTACGTTGCAACGTTGGCTAAAGTTGGTGACAAGAATATATTTCTAGATGCGACTGAAACTGTTTTACCTGCAGGATCGTTGCCACTAAGAGCAATGAACTGGCAAGGAAGAGCTGTGAAATCTGATGGCACCTCTTTTTGGGTAAACTTATCTCCTAAAGAACATTCTAAAGAAATGGTCATTTCAAACGTAAAGCTTAACGATGATATGACTGTCTCAGGAAAAACGAACAAACGTCTTACTAGTCATATGGCATATTTTTATAGAAGTAACTACTCAACTAGAGATGATGATGAAGTAATCAAATATTTACAAGACGATTCGCCCGGACTAGAGATTACAAATCTAGAATTGAAAAATGTCAAAACTTATAAGAAACCTGTTGGGTTTTCTTATGATGTAAAACTATCAAGCGCTTCTGAAGAAATTGGCGACAAGGTGTACATCACCCCATTACTCAACGAGATTAATGATGAGAATCCATATAAGTTAGCAGATAGAAAACTTCCAGTAGTTATTGGATATCCTATTCAGACTAAAACGATTGTGAACTTAGAAATACCCGAAAACTATGAGGTTGTTTCCCTTCCAGAAAGTGTACAGTATAATTACAATGACGGAAAAGGAAGTTATAGATTTGTTACCTCTCAAACAGGAAATAAGATTACCGTTATAGCAGATTTTGAAATGAACGACCTAGAAGTCTTGCCCATGGATTATACACAATGGAAAGACTTTTTTACGGCTATCGTAGCAAAAGATGCAGAAAAAATCGTCCTTAAAAAAGTATAA
- the rlmN gene encoding 23S rRNA (adenine(2503)-C(2))-methyltransferase RlmN, which yields MEQTQTNKKDIRSLDLDQLRNYFVDRGEKAFRGNQIYEWLWKKGAHDFDDMTNISKSTREFLDQHFVINHIRVDDMQRSSDGTIKNAVKLHDGLTVESVMIPTPTRTTACVSSQVGCSLNCEFCATARLKRMRNLNPDEIYDQVVAIDQQSRSYYNRPLSNIVFMGMGEPLMNYKNVIKSIDKITGDDGLGMSPKRITLSTSGVPKMIKKLADDRPKFNLALSLHSAIDEKRVKIMPFNEQFPLDDIKEALKYWYDKTGTRVTYEYVVWKGINDQMEDVQALVKFCKVIPCKVNIIEYNSIDDARFEQASKSAIDMYEHELEKNRIVVNIRRSRGKDIDAACGQLANKSS from the coding sequence ATGGAACAAACTCAAACAAATAAGAAGGATATCAGGTCATTGGACCTTGACCAACTGCGTAATTATTTTGTAGATCGTGGTGAAAAAGCCTTCAGAGGCAACCAGATCTATGAATGGTTATGGAAGAAAGGCGCACACGATTTTGACGATATGACCAATATCTCAAAATCAACCCGAGAGTTTCTGGATCAGCATTTTGTCATCAATCATATTAGGGTGGACGACATGCAACGTAGTAGCGATGGCACTATAAAAAATGCCGTAAAGCTTCACGATGGTCTTACGGTGGAATCTGTAATGATCCCAACTCCAACTAGGACGACTGCCTGTGTTTCTTCCCAAGTAGGCTGTAGTTTGAACTGTGAGTTTTGTGCTACCGCACGATTGAAACGCATGCGCAACCTCAACCCAGATGAGATCTATGATCAAGTGGTGGCTATTGACCAGCAAAGTAGATCTTATTATAATCGACCGTTATCTAATATCGTTTTCATGGGAATGGGCGAGCCACTCATGAATTATAAAAATGTCATCAAATCCATCGATAAGATTACAGGAGATGACGGATTGGGAATGTCGCCAAAACGCATTACGCTTTCCACTAGTGGCGTCCCTAAAATGATCAAAAAGCTAGCAGATGACCGACCCAAATTCAACCTAGCTTTATCGCTTCATAGCGCGATTGACGAGAAACGAGTCAAGATCATGCCATTTAATGAGCAATTTCCACTGGATGATATTAAGGAAGCACTTAAATATTGGTACGATAAAACTGGTACTCGAGTCACTTATGAATATGTGGTTTGGAAAGGAATCAATGACCAGATGGAAGATGTACAGGCATTGGTCAAATTCTGCAAAGTGATACCCTGTAAAGTAAATATTATCGAGTACAATAGTATTGATGACGCCAGGTTTGAACAGGCCAGTAAATCTGCTATTGATATGTACGAGCACGAGCTAGAGAAAAATCGTATCGTGGTAAACATACGACGCAGTCGTGGTAAGGACATTGATGCCGCCTGTGGGCAATTGGCTAATAAATCCTCATAG
- a CDS encoding 3-phosphoshikimate 1-carboxyvinyltransferase, producing MNLKLRASQSHSIESKKIKITGSKSESNRLLILQQQYPNLQIRNLSNSDDTVHLTHALESTEETLDIGHAGTAMRFLTAFLANQTGRKTVLTGSKRMKERPIGILVDALRYLGAQIDYVENEGYPPLLIHGKSLKGGEVTMDAGVSSQYLSALLLIGAQMENGLHLRLSGELTSRPYLEMTTTMLQEIGLNVNFEDQHIEIKPQNKIEDMEVTVESDWSSAGYWYGWVALQPEGYSVQLSAYKEVSLQGDAQLSAIYKKMGVRTQFGSNEITLTKIKDFNQPQHLEFDLTEQPDQAQTIFATCLGLGIDLKMTGLHTLRIKETDRIAAMEVEGTRFRESEITTTDDTLEIHFPEDGHFNNLVRIDTYNDHRMALAFAPLCLKTDLIINDAGVVSKSYGDYWDDLKSVNVDITEI from the coding sequence ATGAATCTCAAACTTAGAGCATCTCAATCTCATTCCATAGAATCAAAAAAGATTAAAATTACTGGGTCAAAAAGTGAGAGCAACAGGCTCTTAATTCTCCAACAGCAGTATCCCAATCTCCAGATCAGAAACCTTTCCAATAGCGATGATACCGTCCATTTGACTCATGCATTAGAAAGTACTGAAGAAACTCTCGATATAGGTCATGCAGGAACGGCCATGCGATTTCTAACTGCTTTTCTTGCAAATCAAACCGGTAGGAAAACTGTTCTTACCGGTAGTAAACGTATGAAAGAACGTCCTATAGGTATTCTTGTGGATGCCTTGAGATATCTGGGCGCGCAGATAGATTACGTTGAAAACGAAGGGTACCCGCCATTGTTGATTCATGGAAAGTCTCTCAAAGGAGGCGAGGTAACCATGGACGCAGGAGTTTCCAGTCAGTATTTAAGTGCGCTGCTACTTATAGGAGCTCAAATGGAGAACGGTTTGCATTTGAGACTTTCAGGTGAATTGACCTCTAGGCCATACTTGGAAATGACAACCACAATGCTACAGGAAATAGGTCTTAATGTAAATTTTGAAGATCAACACATTGAAATTAAACCTCAGAATAAAATTGAGGATATGGAGGTTACAGTAGAATCTGATTGGAGTAGTGCTGGATACTGGTACGGTTGGGTTGCATTGCAGCCTGAAGGTTATTCAGTTCAATTGAGCGCCTATAAGGAAGTTAGCCTGCAAGGCGATGCTCAGTTGTCTGCTATTTATAAAAAAATGGGCGTGAGAACACAGTTTGGGTCCAACGAGATTACGCTCACCAAAATCAAGGATTTTAACCAGCCACAACACTTGGAGTTTGATCTTACAGAACAACCAGATCAAGCACAGACCATCTTTGCTACATGTTTAGGTTTAGGAATTGACTTGAAAATGACAGGTTTGCACACTTTGAGAATCAAGGAAACAGATCGTATTGCTGCGATGGAGGTTGAGGGAACACGCTTTCGCGAAAGCGAAATAACAACAACAGATGATACACTAGAAATTCATTTTCCAGAAGATGGTCATTTCAACAATCTGGTGCGAATAGACACCTACAATGATCACCGCATGGCACTGGCTTTTGCGCCTTTGTGTCTCAAAACAGATCTGATAATCAATGATGCAGGTGTCGTTTCTAAAAGTTATGGCGATTATTGGGATGATCTTAAGAGTGTAAACGTCGATATTACAGAAATTTAA
- a CDS encoding nucleotide pyrophosphohydrolase: protein MSLKQSQEQVDAWIKNHGVRYFNELTNMAQLTEEVGEVARIIARRYGEQSEKESDKNKDLGEELADVMFVVLCLANQTGTDLERAFAKKLQIKTDRDHDRHHNNEKLK from the coding sequence ATGAGCCTCAAACAATCGCAAGAACAAGTGGACGCCTGGATTAAAAACCATGGCGTTCGCTATTTTAACGAACTCACTAATATGGCGCAGCTTACTGAAGAAGTTGGAGAGGTTGCCCGCATTATCGCTAGGCGATATGGTGAGCAAAGTGAGAAGGAAAGCGATAAGAATAAGGATCTGGGTGAGGAGCTTGCAGATGTGATGTTTGTGGTTTTATGCCTAGCAAATCAAACAGGAACTGATCTGGAAAGAGCTTTCGCGAAAAAGTTACAAATCAAAACCGATCGTGATCACGACCGTCACCATAACAATGAAAAGCTCAAGTAA
- a CDS encoding DUF3857 domain-containing protein: MNKITQYPLLLLLLFTISTQAQLDSKLISITIPQKLTTNANAVIRQNDVVVEVNDIDDVTVTEDRIVTVFNKTGMNYINAHQNYSDSWDIKDMRAVIYDALGNEITTIKERDFRDVSAVDSGTLYADNRVKYLEYTARTFPITVHYTSEVEMESTAFLPQWLPLENFYCSTESSSIQIINNSDTEVKFKEQNFDSFSIEKLGDLHYVAKDLVAIKNEAYRPGFKSFAPVVKFAMKNFVMEGVEGVNNSWQDFGKWMHDDLLVGTQELPDEVKQEIKSLTSNATTDIEKAKIVYEYVQDRSRYISVQVGIGGWKPIEAVDVHKMAYGDCKGLTNYTMALMNEVGVKSNYAAIYGGSEKRSMDREFSMTEGNHVILYLPELEENKDYWLECTSKTAPFGFMSDFTDDRDALVITPEGGKLVHTTSYDSNKNLQKTLGQFQINENGRLTGKVNIESEGVQYAWRNRLESQNSGDLKNNYLEQWDHLNGLFIIDAINSSDKSIPRFIEDVQLEIASYGSKTGNLLLFQPVILNRNTSEPPVYSDRRLDFEIDRGYIDQDIYEIQLDEGVSVDALPNPVNIKSNYGEYDLKLSQSDNGNIVVERRLEILAGMFDKKEYEEYRKFRSEVVKHDSSKRVLKIN; the protein is encoded by the coding sequence ATGAATAAGATCACCCAATATCCATTGCTTCTATTGTTGCTGTTCACAATCTCTACACAAGCGCAGCTAGATTCTAAATTAATCTCAATAACAATCCCGCAAAAGTTAACCACTAATGCTAATGCCGTCATTCGCCAAAACGATGTGGTGGTAGAAGTTAACGACATCGATGATGTTACGGTTACTGAAGATAGAATCGTCACTGTTTTTAACAAAACTGGGATGAATTATATCAATGCTCATCAAAATTACAGTGATAGCTGGGACATAAAAGATATGAGAGCAGTGATTTATGATGCCTTAGGCAATGAGATCACTACTATTAAAGAGCGCGATTTTAGAGATGTGAGTGCGGTAGATTCTGGAACCTTGTACGCAGACAACCGTGTTAAGTATCTCGAATATACTGCTAGAACGTTCCCTATTACAGTACACTACACCTCTGAGGTTGAAATGGAATCTACTGCATTTCTACCACAGTGGTTACCATTGGAAAATTTTTACTGTAGTACGGAATCCAGCTCCATTCAAATTATAAATAACTCTGACACAGAGGTGAAATTTAAAGAACAGAATTTTGATTCGTTTTCCATTGAAAAATTGGGTGATTTACACTATGTAGCAAAAGATTTAGTTGCAATCAAGAATGAAGCCTACAGACCAGGATTTAAATCTTTTGCTCCAGTGGTAAAATTTGCAATGAAAAATTTTGTCATGGAAGGTGTGGAAGGTGTAAATAACAGTTGGCAAGATTTCGGAAAATGGATGCACGATGATTTGTTAGTGGGAACCCAAGAACTACCAGACGAGGTAAAACAAGAAATTAAAAGCCTCACTAGCAATGCTACTACCGATATTGAGAAGGCCAAAATTGTTTATGAATACGTTCAGGATCGTTCTAGATATATTAGCGTTCAAGTAGGAATAGGTGGCTGGAAACCTATCGAGGCAGTAGATGTTCATAAAATGGCTTATGGAGATTGTAAAGGCTTGACAAATTATACCATGGCTTTAATGAATGAAGTTGGAGTCAAGTCCAACTATGCGGCTATATATGGCGGATCTGAAAAACGAAGTATGGATCGTGAATTTTCAATGACAGAAGGGAATCATGTGATTCTTTATTTGCCAGAATTAGAAGAAAATAAAGATTACTGGCTGGAATGTACCAGTAAAACTGCTCCGTTTGGGTTTATGTCTGACTTTACAGATGATAGAGATGCGCTAGTAATTACTCCAGAAGGAGGAAAATTGGTGCACACTACCAGTTATGACTCAAATAAAAACTTGCAAAAAACCTTAGGGCAATTTCAGATAAATGAAAATGGACGTTTAACTGGTAAGGTCAACATCGAATCAGAAGGTGTGCAGTATGCCTGGCGCAATCGCTTGGAATCCCAAAACAGCGGAGATTTAAAAAATAACTATTTAGAACAGTGGGATCATTTAAATGGACTCTTTATAATAGATGCCATAAATTCTAGTGACAAGTCAATACCTCGTTTTATCGAAGATGTTCAACTTGAAATCGCTAGCTATGGTTCTAAAACGGGAAATTTACTTTTATTCCAACCTGTAATTTTGAATAGAAATACATCTGAACCTCCTGTATACTCTGATAGAAGGTTGGATTTTGAAATCGACCGTGGCTACATTGATCAAGATATTTACGAGATTCAGCTTGATGAAGGAGTATCAGTTGATGCTTTACCTAATCCGGTGAATATAAAATCAAATTACGGAGAGTATGATCTTAAATTATCGCAAAGTGACAATGGAAATATTGTTGTTGAAAGACGTCTTGAAATCTTAGCAGGAATGTTTGATAAAAAAGAATACGAAGAATATAGAAAGTTTAGGTCTGAAGTGGTTAAACACGATAGTTCTAAAAGAGTTTTAAAAATCAATTAA
- a CDS encoding T9SS type A sorting domain-containing protein — protein sequence MKTIIFFICCFISIASFAQVTNEVEPRSWSMIQKSILEPEPFVLPKVDVKALQIEDKSSNADGINKALRIGADVPVDLNLFNSGAWTNLPNGDRIWKLNVKSNGAFFMRAIFDLYSLPKGGELFIYNNSKSDKIGPYTSNENQENGKLGTWVIQGDNFWLEYYEPQSVKGLGRLNIEKVTHGYVDLFKKRKLAAKLNESEDCNVDVLCDPDFNNNTSKSWNSTRDDFINSVARIIISTPSGTGGCSGTLMNNTSENAVPYFLTANHCIGFAANGDKRPDGIGAGFDAISTVAFGFQWFTNTPDCATTRDTNGPEQPINVLTGGQLKANNDDSDFALFQINQLPPAEWNLFYAGWNRSSTAIPTFQFGLHHPSTDIMKFARNDEAATKRTFNFNAANDQVWYVDNWEYGVTEQGSSGSSLINQNDQVIGVLSAGSAFCAGTTDNGGFDIYGRLDVGWNSGFNSAQRLRDWLDPSDTSAISMNGAYYATLNAEDTDAPEMAINIYPNPSTGLFTIDSDQPVSYKVFNLNGQLINESATSISNNTVDISNAAKGLYFIKLNTNDGQTITKKLIKQ from the coding sequence ATGAAAACCATTATATTTTTTATTTGCTGCTTTATTTCTATAGCATCATTTGCTCAGGTTACAAATGAAGTTGAGCCAAGGAGCTGGTCGATGATACAAAAATCTATTTTAGAACCAGAACCTTTTGTTTTACCTAAAGTTGATGTCAAGGCTCTTCAAATTGAAGATAAATCGTCAAATGCAGATGGAATAAATAAAGCGTTACGCATAGGAGCTGATGTTCCAGTAGATCTTAATTTGTTCAATAGCGGTGCGTGGACCAATTTACCTAATGGTGATCGGATATGGAAGTTAAACGTGAAGTCCAACGGAGCTTTTTTTATGAGGGCTATATTTGATTTATATAGTCTACCTAAGGGAGGAGAATTGTTTATTTATAACAATTCAAAGTCAGACAAAATTGGACCGTACACGTCAAATGAAAACCAAGAAAATGGAAAATTAGGAACATGGGTAATTCAAGGCGACAATTTTTGGTTAGAATATTATGAGCCTCAATCAGTAAAAGGCTTAGGAAGATTAAATATTGAAAAAGTAACACATGGATATGTCGATTTGTTTAAAAAACGAAAACTAGCTGCAAAGCTCAACGAATCTGAAGATTGTAATGTAGATGTGCTGTGCGATCCTGATTTTAATAATAATACTAGTAAGAGCTGGAACTCTACGAGGGATGATTTTATAAACTCAGTTGCGAGGATAATTATTTCTACCCCTTCAGGAACAGGTGGGTGTTCTGGAACTTTAATGAATAATACTTCTGAAAACGCTGTTCCATATTTTTTGACTGCTAACCACTGCATAGGTTTTGCAGCAAATGGTGATAAACGTCCTGATGGCATAGGCGCTGGTTTTGATGCCATAAGCACTGTTGCTTTTGGATTTCAATGGTTTACCAACACACCAGATTGTGCAACTACTAGAGATACAAATGGGCCAGAACAACCGATTAACGTACTGACTGGTGGTCAGCTGAAAGCTAACAATGACGACAGTGATTTTGCCTTATTTCAAATCAATCAATTACCACCGGCTGAATGGAATTTATTTTATGCAGGATGGAATAGAAGTTCCACAGCTATACCTACATTTCAATTCGGTCTTCATCATCCATCAACTGATATTATGAAATTCGCAAGAAATGATGAAGCTGCTACGAAGAGGACTTTTAATTTTAATGCTGCAAATGATCAAGTTTGGTACGTCGATAATTGGGAATATGGCGTTACAGAACAAGGGTCTTCTGGAAGTTCATTGATAAATCAAAATGATCAAGTTATTGGAGTCCTTTCAGCAGGTTCTGCATTTTGTGCTGGCACTACGGATAACGGTGGTTTCGATATCTACGGTAGACTCGATGTTGGTTGGAATAGTGGTTTCAATTCAGCTCAAAGGCTCAGAGATTGGTTAGATCCAAGTGATACAAGTGCAATATCCATGAACGGAGCTTATTATGCTACATTAAATGCTGAAGATACTGATGCCCCTGAAATGGCCATCAACATCTATCCTAATCCATCAACTGGACTGTTTACCATCGACAGCGATCAGCCAGTGTCGTATAAAGTATTTAACCTGAACGGACAATTGATCAATGAATCTGCTACTAGTATCTCTAATAACACAGTAGATATTTCTAACGCAGCAAAAGGTTTGTATTTCATAAAGCTAAATACAAACGATGGTCAGACCATCACTAAAAAGTTAATCAAGCAATAA
- the rsgA gene encoding ribosome small subunit-dependent GTPase A produces MTGIVYRSTGSWYEVKGADGSFYSCRIKGKFRLQGIKSTNPIAVGDNVDFEIEKKGDEEIGIINVIHDRDNYIVRKSVNLSKQTHIIAANVDQVFLLVTLNNPPTFTSFIDRFLLTAEAYHIPAVLVFNKIDTYNDDQDQVAVDPETGEELLTMTELDEVRYLMHLYKSIGYECIAISAETGKNIDKVKEKMQDKTSMFAGHSGAGKSTLANAVAPGLDLKTKKISDQHSQGQHTTTFAEMFDLEFGARLIDTPGIKGFGVVDMEKEEIGGYFPEIASRQQDCKFHNCLHLEEPKCAVKASVENDEIHLSRYESYVQIVNGDEDNYRQDKHAIQ; encoded by the coding sequence ATGACTGGAATCGTCTACAGATCGACGGGAAGTTGGTATGAGGTGAAAGGTGCTGACGGCAGTTTTTATTCTTGTAGAATCAAGGGGAAATTTAGGTTGCAAGGCATAAAGAGTACCAACCCAATTGCCGTAGGCGACAACGTGGATTTTGAAATTGAGAAGAAAGGCGATGAAGAGATAGGAATCATTAATGTGATACACGATCGCGATAATTACATTGTTCGCAAATCAGTTAATCTATCTAAACAGACTCATATCATTGCGGCAAATGTGGACCAAGTTTTTCTATTGGTCACACTCAATAATCCGCCGACGTTTACATCCTTCATCGACCGATTTTTATTGACGGCAGAGGCTTATCACATTCCGGCAGTTTTGGTTTTTAATAAGATCGACACCTATAACGACGATCAGGACCAGGTAGCTGTTGATCCAGAAACCGGAGAGGAATTGCTCACAATGACAGAGTTGGATGAGGTGCGGTATTTAATGCATCTCTACAAATCCATAGGATATGAATGCATTGCCATAAGTGCAGAGACTGGCAAAAACATCGATAAGGTCAAGGAGAAAATGCAGGACAAGACCAGTATGTTTGCGGGTCATAGTGGTGCTGGAAAAAGTACGCTTGCAAACGCAGTCGCTCCAGGATTAGATTTGAAAACCAAAAAAATATCAGATCAGCATAGTCAAGGACAGCACACAACGACATTTGCAGAAATGTTTGATCTGGAATTTGGTGCGAGGTTGATAGATACGCCTGGTATCAAAGGTTTTGGAGTTGTTGATATGGAAAAGGAAGAAATAGGCGGTTACTTTCCAGAAATTGCCTCTCGCCAGCAGGATTGTAAATTTCACAACTGCTTACATTTAGAGGAGCCTAAGTGCGCAGTCAAAGCATCGGTTGAGAATGATGAGATCCATTTAAGCAGATACGAGAGTTACGTTCAAATCGTCAATGGCGATGAAGACAATTACCGTCAAGATAAACATGCCATACAATGA
- the queA gene encoding tRNA preQ1(34) S-adenosylmethionine ribosyltransferase-isomerase QueA, with the protein MKLSQFGYKLPEELIAQHPVENRDESRLMVLHKSTGEIEHKMFKDVIDYFDEKDVFVMNDTKVFPARLYGNKEKTGARIEVFLLRELNPTTKLWDVLVDPARKIRIGNKLYFGEDESLVAEVIDNTTSRGRTLRFLYDGTYEEFRKKLRELGETPLPKELGRDVEPEDEERYQTIYAANEGAVAAPVAGLHFSKHLLKRLEIKGIDMTSVTMHIGLGTFSPVEVEDLSKHKMDSEQAFISQETCNMVNKAIDEKRNICAVGTTTMRSLESAVSSDGHLNTFDGWTNKFIFPDYEFSIANAMITNFHHPKSTLMMQAAAFAGYDFLKKAYDVAMKEKYRFSTYGDAMLIID; encoded by the coding sequence ATGAAGTTATCACAATTTGGTTATAAGCTGCCAGAAGAGCTTATAGCGCAACATCCTGTTGAAAATAGAGACGAGTCGCGTTTAATGGTACTACACAAAAGTACTGGCGAGATTGAGCACAAAATGTTCAAGGATGTCATCGATTATTTTGATGAAAAGGACGTGTTTGTGATGAATGATACTAAGGTTTTTCCAGCCCGATTATATGGTAATAAGGAAAAAACAGGCGCACGTATCGAGGTATTCCTTTTGAGAGAATTGAACCCGACGACAAAGTTGTGGGATGTACTTGTTGATCCAGCTCGTAAGATTAGGATTGGTAACAAATTATATTTTGGCGAGGATGAAAGTCTAGTTGCTGAGGTAATTGACAATACCACTTCAAGAGGTCGAACTCTGCGTTTTTTGTATGATGGTACTTATGAGGAATTCCGCAAAAAATTACGTGAGTTGGGAGAGACGCCATTACCTAAAGAATTGGGTCGTGATGTAGAACCAGAAGATGAAGAGCGTTATCAAACTATTTATGCTGCTAATGAAGGAGCCGTTGCAGCACCAGTTGCTGGATTGCACTTCTCAAAGCACTTGCTCAAGCGATTGGAAATTAAAGGTATTGATATGACCAGTGTTACCATGCACATTGGTTTAGGGACGTTTTCACCAGTAGAAGTAGAAGATCTTTCAAAACATAAAATGGACAGTGAACAAGCTTTTATCTCACAAGAGACTTGTAACATGGTCAATAAAGCCATTGATGAAAAAAGGAATATCTGTGCCGTAGGTACAACTACTATGCGTTCTTTAGAGAGTGCTGTGAGCAGTGATGGCCATTTGAATACTTTTGACGGGTGGACCAATAAATTCATATTTCCAGATTATGAATTTTCTATTGCTAATGCGATGATCACCAATTTTCATCATCCTAAATCCACGCTTATGATGCAAGCAGCGGCTTTTGCAGGATATGATTTCTTGAAAAAAGCCTACGATGTTGCTATGAAAGAAAAATATAGATTTAGTACTTACGGTGATGCAATGTTAATCATCGATTAA